A single Anatilimnocola floriformis DNA region contains:
- a CDS encoding phosphoribosylformylglycinamidine synthase subunit PurQ, which yields MATPRVLILRAPGSNCDQETAFAFQTAGARPEVFHLNRLLEKPSLAADFQILGIPGGFSYGDDLSAGRIFGNQIRHHLRDTLQEFRAAGKLILGICNGFQILIKSGILLPDRADEPQATLTLNDSGKFEDRWVSLRTASSKGVFLQGIESMYLPIAHAEGKFIARDAATLSQLETNGQLALRYDLPQDGSAANVALASNGLLPYPLNPNGAQLNVAGLCDDTGRVFGLMPHPERHIDPTHHPRWTREQRERGDGLAVFENAVRYFA from the coding sequence ATGGCCACGCCGCGTGTATTGATTTTGCGGGCTCCGGGAAGCAATTGCGATCAGGAAACCGCTTTTGCGTTTCAAACGGCCGGCGCGCGGCCAGAAGTTTTTCATCTGAATCGTCTGCTGGAAAAACCATCGCTCGCCGCCGATTTTCAGATCCTGGGCATTCCGGGTGGCTTTAGCTACGGCGACGATCTTTCGGCTGGTCGCATTTTTGGCAATCAAATTCGGCATCACCTGCGCGACACGCTGCAGGAATTTCGCGCGGCGGGGAAGTTGATTCTTGGAATCTGCAACGGCTTTCAGATTCTGATCAAATCGGGCATTCTCCTCCCCGATCGGGCCGATGAGCCGCAAGCCACGCTCACGCTCAACGACAGCGGCAAATTTGAAGACCGCTGGGTTTCGCTCCGCACGGCCAGCAGCAAAGGTGTTTTTCTGCAAGGCATCGAATCGATGTACCTGCCGATCGCGCACGCCGAAGGGAAGTTCATCGCCCGCGATGCGGCCACGCTCTCTCAGCTCGAAACGAACGGCCAACTCGCGCTGCGTTACGATCTGCCGCAGGACGGCAGTGCGGCGAATGTCGCCTTGGCCAGCAACGGTTTGCTTCCTTATCCGTTGAACCCCAACGGTGCGCAATTGAATGTCGCCGGTCTGTGCGACGATACTGGTCGCGTCTTCGGCCTCATGCCGCATCCCGAACGGCACATCGATCCGACACATCATCCCCGCTGGACGCGCGAACAGCGTGAACGCGGCGATGGCTTGGCGGTGTTTGAAAACGCCGTTCGTTATTTTGCGTAA